The following are encoded together in the Labeo rohita strain BAU-BD-2019 chromosome 17, IGBB_LRoh.1.0, whole genome shotgun sequence genome:
- the hhipl2 gene encoding HHIP-like protein 2 has translation MAKMPRAPDSLSHHRANCPEDSFLTRRTKWLQGPFTRVIIIIYLAYLRHALAHPQCLDYQPPFKPPYHLEFCRHYEKFGCCDQKTDNSIAMRYWDIMDLMGDEAYAVCGDLVKDIMCQECSPYAAHLFDAEDPYTPVRHLPGLCFTYCSDFHSKCHSVVKYLTNSHTLQETCEKDRSHFCNLINLADQDYCYPNVLRNNDLYSNLGKVVEDTKGCLQLCLTEVANGLRNPVLMVHSGDDTHRMFVAEQIGFVWVYLKDGSRLEQPFLDISGEVLTTQWLGDERGFLGLAFHPKYRNNGRFFIYYSILINGKLEKIRISEMKVSAYDMNVADPHSERVLLEIEEPAANHNGGQLLFGLDGYLYIFTGDGGKAGDPFGKFGNSQNRSALLGKVLRIDVDGSSVDGKPYKIPPDNPFVGDPDAKPEVYAYGVRNMWRCSVDRGDPLTGYGKGRIFCGDVGQNRYEEVDIIVKGGNYGWRAKEGFECFDMKLCQNSSLDDILPIFAYGHHVGKSVTGGYVYRGCESPNLNGLYIFGDFMSGRLMALEEDKKSGSWKEKNVCMGDTKTCSFPGLINQHHKFIISFAEDEAGELYFLATSYPSAMSPFGTLYKFMDPSRRAPPGKCKYKPLPVKVRGKKVPFTPRELTVLGISETPTRSPLEKIILPTKPPGTRQPTRAKATTSVRRKKIPGKTTAAKLRQEKAKKTTQAKEKQINVSTKTLKKFPPNKKSMLQTKKDRKPTVKPSHNPKLSIKGAPQRKKPKPLKPTKPNVWLQKVKKTEKEVKKPMKNKPKVTVPKKNQDNSKKTKKSPLTKIQKSV, from the exons ATGGCAAAAATGCCGAGAGCGCCGGATTCACTCAGTCATCACCGTGCAAATTGCCCAGAGGATAGTTTCCTGACCAGGAGGACCAAATGGCTCCAAGGACCCTTCACACGcgtcattattataatttatttggcTTATCTGAGACATGCTTTGGCACATCCTCAGTGTCTGGACTACCAGCCACCTTTCAAACCCCCTTACCACCTTGAGTTTTGCAGGCATTATGAGAAGTTTGGTTGCTGTGACCAAAAAACGGACAACAGTATTGCAATGAGATACTGGGATATAATGGACCTGATGGGTGATGAAGCATATGCGGTGTGCGGTGATTTGGTGAAAGATATTATGTGTCAG GAGTGCTCTCCTTATGCCGCACACTTGTTTGATGCTGAAGACCCGTACACTCCAGTGCGGCACCTACCTGGACTGTGCTTTACTTACTGCTCAGACTTCCACAGCAAGTGCCATTCTGTGGTCAAGTATCTAACCAACAGCCATACCCTGCAGGAGACGTGCGAGAAAGACCGCTCGCATTTCTGCAACCTCATTAACCTCGCTGACCAGGACTACTGCTACCCCAACGTCCTGAGGAACAACGACCTGTACAGCAATCTGGGCAAGGTGGTGGAGGACACCAAAGGCTGCCTGCAGCTGTGCTTGACGGAAGTGGCCAATGGGCTGAGGAACCCCGTGCTGATGGTCCACAGTGGAGATGATACCCACCGCATGTTCGTAGCAGAGCAAATTGGCTTCGTATGGGTGTATCTGAAAGACGGCAGTCGCTTAGAGCAGCCCTTTCTAGACATTAGCGGGGAGGTGTTGACTACACAGTGGCTGGGAGATGAAAGAGGTTTCCTTGGTCTCGCCTTCCATCCGAAGTACAGAAACAATGGGCGCTTCTTCATTTACTACTCCATTTTGATCAACGGCAAGCTGGAGAAAATTCGCATCAGCGAGATGAAGGTCTCGGCTTATGACATGAACGTGGCAGACCCCCATTCAGAGAG AGTTCTTCTTGAGATTGAGGAGCCAGCTGCGAACCATAATGGTGGGCAGCTTCTTTTTGGTCTGGACGGATATCTATACATCTTTACAGGGGATGGTGGAAAAGCAGGAGACCCTTTTGGCAAGTTTGGAAATTCCCAGAACAG ATCAGCATTGTTAGGAAAAGTGCTTCGGATTGATGTGGATGGTAGCAGTGTAGATGGGAAGCCCTATAAGATTCCTCCAGACAATCCCTTTGTCGGAGACCCTGATGCGAAGCCAGAAGTCTATGCCTACGGTGTGAGGAATATGTGGCGCTGCTCAGTGGATCGAGGGGATCCGCTCACCGGTTACGGGAAAGGGAGAATATTCTGTGGCGATGTGGGTCAAAATCGATATGAGGAGGTTGATATCATTGTGAAGGGAGGAAACTATGGATGGAGGGCCAAAGAAGGCTTTGAATGCTTTGATATGAAATTATGCCAGAACTCTTCTCTAG atGACATTCTTCCGATATTTGCCTATGGACACCATGTTGGGAAATCCGTAACTGGAGGTTACGTGTACAGAGGATGTGAATCACCCAACCTCAATGGTCTTTATATTTTTGGAGACTTTATGAGTGG ACGATTAATGGCTCTGGAGGAGGATAAGAAATCTGGGAGTTGGAAGGAAAAGAATGTGTGTATGGGTGACACTAAAACCTGCTCTTTTCCCGGCCTTATAAATCAGCACCACAAGTTCATCATCTCATTTGCAGAGGATGAAGCGG gagaactttaTTTTCTGGCAACCTCCTACCCAAGTGCAATGTCTCCTTTTGGCACGCTTTACAAATTCATGGATCCATCCAG GAGGGCTCCTCCAGGAAAATGCAAATACAAGCCACTTCCCGTAAAGGTCAGAGGAAAGAAAGTGCCATTCACACCTAGAGAAT tGACCGTGCTTGGCATAAGCGAAACACCTACAAGATCACCACTGGAAAAGATCATACTACCCACTAAACCACCAGGCACGCGCCAGCCCACAAGGGCCAAAGCCACCACATCTGTACGGAGGAAAAAAATCCCAGGCAAAACCACTGCGGCAAAGTTGCGCCAAGAAAAGGCAAAAAAGACAACTCAGGCAAAGGAGAAGCAAATAAACGTGAGCACAAAAACACTAAAGAAGTTTCCTCCCAACAAGAAATCAATGTTACAAACCAAGAAGGACAGAAAACCAACAGTAAAGCCATCTCACAATCCCAAACTGTCCATAAAAGGAGCTCCGCAAAGAAAGAAACCCAAACCGCTCAAACCAACAAAGCCCAATGTCTGGCTACAGAAGgttaaaaagactgaaaaagaGGTGAAGAAACCCATGAAGAACAAACCTAAGGTGACTGTTCCTAAAAAGAATCAAGACAACAgcaaaaagactaaaaaaagccctcttacaaaaatacagaaaagtgTTTAA